CGACCGTGTCGGCCCGGCTGTCGTGAATATTCGGACGACCGAACGCGTCAGCCGCAATCAGCGTGGCCTGCCACCCGGTATGGACGACGATATGGCGGAGCTGTTCCGCCGGTTCTTCGGCGTTCCGATGCCGCAGCCGGGACCGAAGGGTGGCACGCCGCGACGCGGCCAGCCTCAGCCGGATGAAGAACAGAACAGCGGTGTCGGTTCGGGCTTCATCGTGTCGGCCGATGGTTACATCCTGACCAACGCGCACGTTGTCGACGGCGCCGACAGTATTTACGTCACCCTCACCGACAAGCGCGAGTTCAAGGCGAAGCTGGTCGGCGCGGACAAGCGTACCGACGTCGCGGTGGTCAAGGTCGACGCCAAGGATCTGCCGACCGTGCCGGTGGGCGACTCCAACAAGCTGCGTGTCGGCGAGTGGGTGGTGGCTATCGGTTCGCCGTTCGGCCTGGAGAATACGGTGACGGCGGGTATCGTGTCGGCCAAGGGCCGCGATACCGGCGATTATCTGCCCTTCATCCAGACCGACGTGGCCGTGAACCCTGGGAATTCGGGCGGTCCGCTCATCAACATGCGCGGCGAGGTGGTGGGCATCAATTCGATGATCTACAGCCAGACCGGCGGCTTCATGGGCATTTCGTTTGCGATTCCGATCGACGAAGTCATGCGCGTGGCCGACCAGCTCAAGAAGAGCGGCAAGGTAGTGCGAGGCCGGATCGGCGTGGCGATCAGCGAGGTCAGCAAGGACGTGGCCGATTCGTTGGGTTTGCCGCGTGCCCAGGGCGCGCTCGTGCGCAGTATCGAGCCGGGCAGCCCGGCCGAGAAAGCCGGCGTGCAGCCGGGCGACATCATCATGAAGTTCGAAGGCCGCGCCGTCGATCACGCCACGGATCTGCCGCGCATGGTCGGCGAGACGAAGCCGGGTTCGACTGCAACGTTGCAAGTGCTGCGCAAGGGCAAGAACCAGGATCTGCGCATCACGATCGCTGAAGCGGATACGGATGCGCCGAAGGCATCGAAGGCGCAGAGCGGCAGTGCCGATACGCCGCATCCGAACGCACTGGGTCTGGTGGTTTCCGATCTGACCGAAGCGCAGAAGAAGGACATGAAGTTGCGTGGTGGCGTGCAGGTCGAGTTGGCGGAAGGCCCGGCGGGCCGGGCGGGGCTGCAGCAGGGCGACATCATCCTGCGAGTGGGCGATGCCGACATCGTCAGCACGAAGCAATTCGAGGAGGTAGTCAAGGCGCTGGATCCGAAGCGTCTTGTGCCGATTCTCGTGCGTCGCGGCGACGCCACGCAGTTCGTGCCGCTGCGCCCGCGCGCATCCGGCAAGTAAGATCGCGGCAGTATGACCGCGCCGGCGCTGACCCTCTACGGCCGCAAGTGGTGTCATCTTTGCGATGACATGCTGGCGGCGCTGGAGGCGATGCGTCCGGCGTGGAATTTCTCGGTGACGGTCGTCGATGTCGACAGCGACCCGGCGCTCGAGGCGCAATACGACGAGATCGTGCCGGTGCTTGCACTGGGCGGGCGCGAGCTGTGCAGGTATCGTTTCGACGCAGCGGCGGTCGCTGCCGCATTGCAATCGGATTGACGTTACGCCACACCACATTCCTCGAACGACCTCAGAACCCTCCCGCCATTCCCGATGTAGCGCCGTGATCCGCGCGATTCCAGCCGGAATCGGTGCACTTTCGGCTAAAATGTCGTGTTTGCCGATTCTCTCGAAAGCCGCTGCCGAGCCGAATCCGATGGCACCGACTTTTCTATAGCCCCGCCTCATGGACCATATTCGCAATTTTTCGATCATCGCCCACATCGACCACGGGAAATCCACCCTGGCCGATCGCATCATCCAGTTGAGCGGCGGTTTGTCCGATCGTGAAATGGAATCCCGAGTCCTCGACTCGATGGACCTTGAGCGTGAACGTGGCATTACCATCAAGGCTCAGACTGCCGCGCTGCAATACAAGGCACGCGACGGCAAGATCTACAACCTGAACCTTATCGATACGCCGGGACACGTCGACTTCTCGTATGAAGTGAGCCGCTCGCTGTCCGCATGCGAAGGCGCGTTGCTCGTGGTCGACGCGTCGCAGGGCGTGGAAGCGCAGACCGTCGCGAATTGCTACACGGCCATTGAGCTGGGCGTGGAAGTCGTGCCCGTGCTCAACAAGATCGACCTGCCGTCCGCCGAGCCGGAAAACGCCATTCAGGAAATCGAGGACGTCATCGGCATCGAGGCAGTCGACGCCGTGCGCTGCTCGGCCAAGACGGGCTTCGGTGTGGAAGAGGTACTCGAATCTCTCATCGCCAAGGTGCCGCCGCCCAAGGGTGATGCGAGCGCCCCGCTGCAGGCACTGATCATCGACTCGTGGTTCGACAACTACGTGGGCGTGGTGATGCTGGTGCGCGTGGTCAACGGCACGCTCAAGCCCAAGGAAAAGATTCAGTTGATGGCCACTGGCGCCACCTATCCGGTCGAGCAGGTCGGCGTGTTCACGCCGCGCTCGCAACAGCGCGATTCGCTGTCGGCGGGTCAGGTGGGCTTCATCATCTCGGGTATCAAGGAATTGCACGCAGCCAAGGTCGGTGACACCGTGACGCACGCCGTCACCACCACGACCAAGCCAGCACCGGAACCGCTGCCGGGTTTCAAGGAAGTGAAGCCGCAGGTGTTCGCCGGCCTCTATCCGGTCGAGGCGAACCAGTACGATGCACTGCGCGAATCGCTCGAAAAGCTCAAGCTCAACGACGCTTCGCTGCAATATGAGCCGGAAGTCTCTCAGGCACTCGGCTTCGGTTTCCGTTGCGGGTTCCTCGGCCTGCTGCACATGGAGATCGTGCAGGAGCGTCTGGAGCGCGAGTTCGACATGGACCTCATTACCACGGCACCGACCGTGATCTATGAGGTGATCGAGCGCGATGGCACGCTGACGACGGTGGAAAACCCGTCGAAGATGCCGGACCCGGGCCGCATCGAAGAAATTCGCGAGCCCATTGTCACGGTCAACCTGTATATGCCGCAGGAATATGTGGGCGCCGTGGTTACGCTGTGTCAGCAAAAGCGCGGTGTGCAGATCGACATGCAGTACCACGGCCGTCAGGTCCGTCTGATTTACGAAATTCCGATGGCCGAAATCGTGCTCGATTTCTTCGATCGACTGAAGTCGGTGTCGCGCGGCTACGCGTCGATGGACTACGAGTTCAAGGAATACCGCACATCGGATGTGGTGAAGGTCGACATGCTGATCAACGGTGACAAGGTGGATGCCCTGTCGATCATCGTGCACCGTTCGGAGAGCCGTCGTCGCGGCAATCAGGTGGCGGCGAAGATGCGCGAAATCATTCCGCGTCAGATGTACGATGTGGCGATTCAGGCCGCCATCGGCGCGAATATCATTGCCCGTGAAAACATCAAGGCATTGCGCAAGAACGTGTTGGCGAAGTGCTATGGTGGCGACATCACGCGTAAGAAGAAACTGCTCGAGAAACAGAAGGAAGGTAAGAAGCGCATGAAGCAGGTGGGGAGCGTTGAGATTCCTCAGGAAGCGTTCCTTGCTATTTTGCAAGTCGAAGACAAATAACGTAGCGACAGGTCCCGCATGAATTTCGCCCTGATTCTTTTGATCCTGGTGCTGGTGACCGGGGTGGCCTGGGTGGCCGACAAGTTGGTGTTTCAACCGGCGCGCCGCCGGGCAGCACAGGACGCCGTGGCGCAATTCGATCAGCAACAGCTCTCACTGCAGGGGTCCGGTGTTCAGGGCTCTGGCACGCAAGAGGGCAATGCGCTCGCGAGTGCGCGCTCGAAGGTGCGTGACGACAAGCTGCGTCAGCCGTGGTGGCTCGAGTATTCGGCGAGCTTCTTCCCGGTGATTCTGGCGGTGTTCGTGCTTCGTTCGTTCGTGGTCGAACCGTTCAAGATTCCGTCCGGCTCGATGATCCCGACGCTGCTCGTCGGCGACTTCATCCTCGTGAACAAGTTCGACTACGGGATTCGCCTGCCGGTGATCAACAAGAAGATCGTCGAACTGGGTGAGCCGAAGCGCGGCGACGTGGTAGTGTTCCGCTACCCGAAAGATGAGTCGATGGACTACATCAAGCGAGTGATCGGTGTGCCGGGCGACGTGGTGGCATACGAGAACAAGAAGCTCACGGTGAACGGTCAGCCGGTGCCCGAGACGGCGTTGCCGGACTACTTCGACGACGAGCACATCGCTTACTTCAAGCAGTTCGAAGAGACGGTGGGCGGCGTGAAGCACCGGATTCTGAACGATCCGAATGTGCCGCCGTACATCATGGGCGCCGACGACTTCCCGAACAAACAGAACTGT
This window of the Pandoraea fibrosis genome carries:
- the lepA gene encoding translation elongation factor 4, which produces MDHIRNFSIIAHIDHGKSTLADRIIQLSGGLSDREMESRVLDSMDLERERGITIKAQTAALQYKARDGKIYNLNLIDTPGHVDFSYEVSRSLSACEGALLVVDASQGVEAQTVANCYTAIELGVEVVPVLNKIDLPSAEPENAIQEIEDVIGIEAVDAVRCSAKTGFGVEEVLESLIAKVPPPKGDASAPLQALIIDSWFDNYVGVVMLVRVVNGTLKPKEKIQLMATGATYPVEQVGVFTPRSQQRDSLSAGQVGFIISGIKELHAAKVGDTVTHAVTTTTKPAPEPLPGFKEVKPQVFAGLYPVEANQYDALRESLEKLKLNDASLQYEPEVSQALGFGFRCGFLGLLHMEIVQERLEREFDMDLITTAPTVIYEVIERDGTLTTVENPSKMPDPGRIEEIREPIVTVNLYMPQEYVGAVVTLCQQKRGVQIDMQYHGRQVRLIYEIPMAEIVLDFFDRLKSVSRGYASMDYEFKEYRTSDVVKVDMLINGDKVDALSIIVHRSESRRRGNQVAAKMREIIPRQMYDVAIQAAIGANIIARENIKALRKNVLAKCYGGDITRKKKLLEKQKEGKKRMKQVGSVEIPQEAFLAILQVEDK
- a CDS encoding DegQ family serine endoprotease, whose product is MKKTLLLRVILGGAIAAQLAGAPAAFAAPASASTAPLVTNLPDFTQLVDRVGPAVVNIRTTERVSRNQRGLPPGMDDDMAELFRRFFGVPMPQPGPKGGTPRRGQPQPDEEQNSGVGSGFIVSADGYILTNAHVVDGADSIYVTLTDKREFKAKLVGADKRTDVAVVKVDAKDLPTVPVGDSNKLRVGEWVVAIGSPFGLENTVTAGIVSAKGRDTGDYLPFIQTDVAVNPGNSGGPLINMRGEVVGINSMIYSQTGGFMGISFAIPIDEVMRVADQLKKSGKVVRGRIGVAISEVSKDVADSLGLPRAQGALVRSIEPGSPAEKAGVQPGDIIMKFEGRAVDHATDLPRMVGETKPGSTATLQVLRKGKNQDLRITIAEADTDAPKASKAQSGSADTPHPNALGLVVSDLTEAQKKDMKLRGGVQVELAEGPAGRAGLQQGDIILRVGDADIVSTKQFEEVVKALDPKRLVPILVRRGDATQFVPLRPRASGK
- a CDS encoding glutaredoxin family protein, whose protein sequence is MTAPALTLYGRKWCHLCDDMLAALEAMRPAWNFSVTVVDVDSDPALEAQYDEIVPVLALGGRELCRYRFDAAAVAAALQSD